Proteins found in one Enterococcus sp. 9D6_DIV0238 genomic segment:
- the leuB gene encoding 3-isopropylmalate dehydrogenase, with protein MSKKIIALPGDGIGAEIMDSALTILEEIMVQDNLEFDIERFAFGGAGIDQKGDPLPEETLEACKKADAILLGAIGGPKWDNAPKRPEQGLLALRKALGLFANIRPISVPDAVVHLSPLKEENVRGVDFVVVRELTGGIYFGEKQLGDTEASDLCTYSKAEIQRIIRKAFEIARTRNKKVTSVDKANVLSTSKLWRHTAEEVAAEFPDCTLEHQLVDSAAMVMIQRPKQFDVIVTENLFGDILSDEASVIPGSLGMMPSASHSETGPSLYEPIHGSAPDIANQNKANPMSMILSAAMMLRQSFGLERSAQKIEAACDRVMNQGILTTDLGGKATTTEFTEAVLTELRGA; from the coding sequence ATGAGTAAAAAAATCATTGCCTTGCCGGGAGACGGCATTGGCGCAGAAATCATGGATAGTGCTTTAACGATTTTAGAGGAGATCATGGTTCAAGATAACTTAGAATTTGATATCGAGCGTTTTGCTTTTGGCGGCGCTGGAATCGATCAAAAAGGGGATCCTCTGCCTGAAGAAACGCTGGAAGCCTGTAAAAAAGCAGATGCGATTTTACTTGGTGCGATCGGCGGACCGAAATGGGACAACGCTCCAAAACGTCCAGAACAAGGGTTACTGGCGTTAAGAAAAGCGTTAGGACTATTTGCCAATATTCGTCCAATTTCTGTGCCAGATGCAGTGGTTCATTTATCTCCATTAAAAGAAGAAAATGTTCGCGGCGTCGACTTTGTTGTCGTACGTGAGTTGACAGGCGGTATCTATTTTGGCGAAAAACAATTAGGTGACACAGAAGCATCAGATCTTTGTACTTACTCAAAGGCAGAGATCCAAAGAATCATCCGCAAAGCCTTTGAAATCGCTCGTACAAGAAACAAAAAAGTAACTTCTGTTGATAAAGCCAATGTACTATCTACGAGTAAATTGTGGCGTCACACAGCGGAAGAAGTAGCAGCAGAATTTCCGGATTGCACGTTGGAGCATCAGCTTGTCGACTCTGCGGCGATGGTCATGATCCAAAGACCAAAACAATTTGATGTGATCGTGACAGAGAATCTGTTTGGCGATATTTTAAGTGATGAAGCGTCAGTCATTCCTGGTTCACTAGGAATGATGCCAAGTGCTAGTCATAGTGAAACGGGTCCATCATTATATGAACCGATTCACGGATCAGCGCCAGATATTGCCAATCAAAATAAAGCCAATCCGATGTCGATGATTTTATCTGCGGCGATGATGCTTCGTCAGTCATTTGGGTTAGAACGATCAGCACAAAAAATCGAAGCTGCTTGTGACCGTGTCATGAATCAAGGGATTTTAACAACAGATCTTGGCGGTAAAGCGACTACGACTGAATTTACAGAAGCGGTATTAACAGAATTGAGAGGTGCTTAA
- a CDS encoding TIGR04197 family type VII secretion effector, translated as MTIEAISSDVGVASNYIDPISSAKDSSLQTTVHSSTISFSNLSVCEKVKSTNGKSITSTSQYGSALAKDLANFTMIATTFAEKDAQIANGG; from the coding sequence ATGACGATTGAAGCAATTAGCTCAGATGTAGGTGTGGCATCAAATTACATAGATCCAATTTCAAGTGCCAAAGACTCCTCATTGCAAACAACTGTCCATTCATCTACGATTAGCTTTTCTAATCTTTCTGTTTGCGAGAAAGTAAAAAGTACTAATGGCAAATCAATAACAAGTACTAGTCAATATGGCAGTGCATTGGCTAAAGACTTAGCTAATTTTACGATGATTGCTACTACTTTTGCTGAAAAAGATGCACAAATTGCAAATGGAGGGTAG
- a CDS encoding DUF443 family protein, protein MKFEDTSISRFKLVTINKKDNYLVDLDSHKLTWLFPMATWYLENKAAKIDKKQYEKLKKVPKNKMGASVWSFSGFMLGGVIYALMKGIESIFFEEVTINLILLSFLVAILISFIFRYIRSISNDNKLNKIFSKEEMSTFDHLIVLKKDNQFYKKRCITGTIILLAILVFLLSLFIHAKSLLFVDDLR, encoded by the coding sequence ATGAAATTTGAAGATACATCTATCTCTCGTTTTAAATTAGTAACAATCAATAAAAAAGACAACTACTTAGTAGACTTAGATTCTCATAAGTTAACATGGTTATTTCCAATGGCAACTTGGTATTTAGAAAATAAAGCGGCCAAAATTGACAAAAAGCAGTATGAGAAACTAAAAAAAGTACCTAAGAATAAAATGGGAGCTTCCGTATGGTCTTTTTCTGGATTTATGTTGGGCGGAGTGATATATGCTTTGATGAAAGGTATAGAGAGTATCTTTTTTGAAGAGGTGACCATTAACCTTATATTACTGTCCTTCTTAGTTGCTATTTTAATTAGCTTTATTTTCAGATATATACGTTCCATATCGAATGATAATAAATTGAATAAAATTTTTAGTAAGGAAGAAATGAGTACATTTGATCATTTAATTGTTTTGAAAAAAGATAATCAATTCTATAAAAAGCGTTGCATAACTGGAACAATCATTTTGCTGGCAATACTTGTTTTCTTATTGTCTTTATTCATTCATGCAAAATCTTTACTGTTTGTTGATGACTTGAGATAA
- the leuC gene encoding 3-isopropylmalate dehydratase large subunit has protein sequence MGKTLFDKLWEQHVVSGKEGEPQLLYINLHLIHEVTSPQAFEGLREAGRKVRRPDRTFATMDHNVPTKDIFNITDLVAKKQIEALQKNCDEFGITLCDNGSDRQGIVHMVGPETGLTQPGKTIVCGDSHTATHGAFGALAFGIGTSEVEHVFATQCIWQNKPKSMGVKITGKLAKGVYAKDIILALIAKYGVDFGVGYAVEFYGETIESLTMEERMTICNMAIEGGAKMGMMAPDEKTFEYVRGREYAPEDMEAAIADWKKLPSDPDAVYDVDLELNADELVPYITWGTNPEMGIPVTGTFPEIKDMNDERAYNYMDLKPGQRPSDIEIGYVFIGSCTNGRLSDLEEAARIVKGKKVKEGITAIVVPGSRPVRKAAEKIGLDKIFTEAGFEWREPGCSMCLGMNPDQVPAGVHCASTSNRNFEGRQGKGARTHLCSPAMAATAALEGTFVDIRKELGA, from the coding sequence ATGGGAAAAACATTATTTGATAAGCTTTGGGAACAACATGTGGTCAGCGGGAAAGAAGGCGAACCGCAGCTGCTTTATATCAATCTTCATTTGATTCATGAAGTGACGTCGCCGCAAGCATTTGAAGGATTGAGAGAAGCGGGGCGGAAAGTCCGTCGACCAGATCGCACATTTGCTACGATGGATCATAATGTTCCAACAAAAGATATCTTCAATATCACAGACCTAGTAGCAAAAAAACAAATCGAAGCACTTCAAAAAAACTGTGACGAATTCGGCATCACGCTATGTGATAACGGCAGCGACCGTCAAGGGATCGTTCATATGGTCGGTCCGGAAACTGGCTTGACTCAGCCGGGAAAAACAATTGTTTGTGGTGATTCTCATACCGCAACACACGGTGCTTTTGGTGCATTAGCTTTTGGGATCGGGACAAGTGAAGTCGAACATGTTTTTGCCACACAATGTATTTGGCAAAACAAGCCCAAATCGATGGGCGTGAAAATCACAGGGAAATTAGCAAAAGGCGTGTATGCAAAAGATATCATCCTAGCGTTGATCGCAAAATACGGAGTTGATTTCGGTGTCGGCTATGCTGTTGAATTCTATGGTGAAACGATCGAAAGCCTGACAATGGAAGAACGAATGACGATTTGTAACATGGCGATCGAAGGTGGTGCGAAAATGGGGATGATGGCGCCGGATGAAAAAACCTTTGAGTACGTGCGCGGTAGAGAATATGCGCCGGAAGATATGGAAGCAGCGATCGCGGATTGGAAAAAACTACCAAGCGATCCTGATGCTGTATACGATGTGGATCTAGAATTGAATGCAGATGAGCTTGTGCCATATATTACTTGGGGCACAAACCCGGAAATGGGCATTCCAGTTACAGGAACTTTCCCAGAAATCAAAGATATGAATGATGAACGTGCTTATAATTATATGGATCTTAAACCGGGACAACGCCCATCTGATATTGAGATCGGCTATGTCTTTATCGGATCTTGTACGAATGGTCGACTATCTGATTTGGAAGAGGCTGCTCGAATCGTCAAAGGTAAAAAAGTCAAAGAGGGGATCACAGCAATCGTGGTACCAGGGTCCAGACCTGTTCGAAAAGCGGCAGAAAAAATCGGTTTGGATAAAATTTTCACAGAAGCCGGCTTTGAATGGCGTGAACCAGGCTGTTCAATGTGTTTGGGCATGAATCCTGATCAAGTACCAGCAGGTGTTCACTGTGCTTCCACTTCAAACCGAAACTTTGAAGGCCGTCAAGGAAAAGGGGCTAGAACGCATCTTTGCAGCCCCGCAATGGCCGCAACAGCTGCACTTGAAGGAACATTTGTCGATATTCGAAAGGAGCTTGGTGCATAA
- a CDS encoding DUF443 family protein: MKVYESTNKRYKLVEMNAKYYLLDLDSNKFCWFLPMLVWLFPFKAIEIDKVRFNELITNKKAGYGVGQIVILSIVIGRPSTWLINTFFQNYVTISGVRLGTFYLFVVLALLISYRAINAIFNKHRMYKNIGNSREGILIRIKKESITSYYKRNSAIAFLIIYLAIFSSGYFSVFYSFDMIVIFIICVLFSLFLNRGYIYPYGSNFSVQE; the protein is encoded by the coding sequence ATGAAAGTTTATGAATCAACGAATAAGAGATATAAACTAGTAGAAATGAACGCCAAATATTATTTGTTAGATTTGGATAGTAATAAATTCTGTTGGTTCTTGCCAATGCTTGTGTGGCTATTCCCTTTTAAAGCAATAGAAATCGATAAAGTAAGGTTTAACGAGTTAATAACAAATAAAAAAGCAGGCTATGGTGTTGGTCAGATTGTAATACTTTCTATAGTTATTGGAAGACCATCCACATGGTTAATAAACACGTTTTTTCAAAACTATGTAACAATTTCAGGAGTTAGATTAGGAACTTTTTATTTGTTTGTAGTTTTAGCACTTCTAATAAGTTATCGTGCAATTAATGCCATTTTTAACAAACATAGAATGTATAAAAATATTGGAAATTCGAGGGAAGGAATACTTATCCGTATAAAGAAGGAAAGTATAACGAGTTATTACAAGAGAAATAGCGCAATTGCATTTTTAATAATCTATTTAGCTATTTTTTCTTCTGGATATTTTAGTGTATTCTATTCATTTGATATGATTGTAATTTTCATTATTTGTGTGTTGTTTTCTCTATTTCTTAATCGAGGATATATTTATCCTTATGGAAGTAATTTTTCTGTACAAGAGTGA
- a CDS encoding DUF3958 family protein produces MSEEKKKDSLDEMIMLNRELQTVTDELDKNKKQIEKLEEADDITQQIYKENTDILDELAYYWKGDKANRFLYTAYEENEYDHKRAMNALDKAQYELEQEQKSLVKKEENLVDKQIKLRQESS; encoded by the coding sequence ATGTCAGAAGAGAAAAAGAAAGATTCTTTGGATGAAATGATTATGCTTAATCGAGAATTACAAACTGTCACAGATGAGTTAGATAAAAATAAAAAGCAAATTGAAAAACTTGAAGAAGCGGACGATATCACCCAACAAATTTATAAAGAAAACACAGATATTTTAGATGAGTTGGCTTACTACTGGAAAGGTGACAAAGCAAATCGTTTTCTTTATACGGCTTATGAAGAAAATGAGTATGATCATAAACGAGCGATGAACGCATTGGATAAAGCTCAATATGAATTAGAGCAAGAACAAAAATCATTAGTCAAAAAAGAGGAGAATCTGGTAGATAAACAAATAAAGCTACGACAAGAGAGCAGTTAA
- a CDS encoding O-acetylhomoserine aminocarboxypropyltransferase/cysteine synthase family protein — MTNQNYHFETIQIHGGHTPDKDTNSRAVPIYQTTSYTFDDTQDAAEKFALSKAGNIYTRITNPTTAVLEDRLNELEGGVGAVAVASGTAAITYAIQNLASSGDHIVSASTLYGGTFNLFAHTLPEFGITTTFVDPDELANFEEAIKENTKAIFVETIGNPSTNVADIEAIADIAHKYELPLIVDNTFATAYLTRPFDFGADIVVYSATKFIGGHGVALGGVVIDSGKFNWANGKFPKLVDPDPSYHGLSYTEDVGAAAFITRLRVSLLRDTGAAISPFNSFLLILGLETLSLRLERHVENAQKVAEFLVKHPKVDWVNYPGLPDNKYHTLAEKYLPKGAGSIFTFGVKGGAEAGKNLINHVELFSLLANVGDAKSLIIHPASTTHSQLSEEELKVSGTSPELIRLSIGIENVDDILSDLEQALAKI, encoded by the coding sequence ATGACAAACCAAAACTATCACTTTGAAACCATCCAAATTCACGGAGGACATACCCCCGATAAAGACACGAACTCTAGAGCGGTACCGATCTATCAAACAACCTCCTACACATTTGATGATACGCAAGATGCAGCAGAAAAATTTGCTTTATCAAAAGCGGGCAATATCTATACACGGATCACCAATCCGACGACGGCCGTATTAGAAGATCGTTTGAATGAATTAGAAGGTGGTGTGGGTGCTGTAGCTGTTGCTTCAGGCACAGCAGCAATCACCTATGCCATTCAAAACCTTGCCAGCAGCGGCGATCATATTGTCTCTGCATCAACTCTTTATGGTGGAACCTTCAATTTGTTTGCCCATACGTTACCTGAATTTGGCATCACAACAACTTTTGTTGATCCAGATGAGTTGGCTAATTTTGAGGAAGCGATCAAAGAAAATACGAAAGCGATTTTTGTTGAAACGATCGGAAATCCCAGTACGAATGTTGCAGACATTGAAGCAATCGCAGACATTGCTCACAAGTACGAGTTACCGCTGATCGTCGATAATACCTTTGCTACCGCTTATCTAACTCGTCCGTTTGACTTTGGCGCAGATATCGTCGTTTACTCAGCAACAAAATTCATCGGTGGACATGGTGTTGCTTTAGGCGGTGTGGTGATCGATTCTGGAAAATTCAATTGGGCGAATGGAAAATTTCCTAAATTGGTCGACCCTGATCCAAGTTATCATGGCTTATCTTATACTGAGGATGTTGGTGCAGCCGCTTTTATTACTCGTTTACGTGTGTCATTACTGAGAGATACAGGAGCCGCAATTTCGCCCTTCAATAGTTTCTTGCTGATTTTAGGTTTAGAAACACTTTCCTTGAGATTAGAACGTCATGTAGAAAATGCCCAAAAAGTCGCGGAATTCTTAGTGAAGCATCCGAAAGTCGATTGGGTCAACTATCCTGGATTGCCTGATAATAAATATCATACCTTAGCTGAAAAGTATTTGCCGAAAGGAGCGGGATCGATTTTTACATTTGGTGTCAAAGGCGGAGCAGAAGCTGGGAAAAACTTGATCAATCATGTGGAACTATTTTCTTTATTGGCAAATGTCGGTGATGCAAAATCATTGATCATCCATCCAGCATCAACCACACATTCCCAATTAAGCGAAGAAGAACTGAAGGTCTCAGGAACTTCTCCTGAATTGATTCGCTTATCGATCGGTATCGAGAATGTTGATGACATCTTATCAGACTTAGAACAAGCTTTAGCGAAAATCTAA
- a CDS encoding 2-isopropylmalate synthase has translation MKQIQFFDTTLRDGEQTPGVNFNTKEKVQIAKQLEKWGIDTIEAGFPIASVGDFEAVKAIAENVEKMTVAGLARCQKADIDRAHEALQHAKHPQIHVFLATSPVHMEYKLKMTPDEVIASIKEHVSYAKTKFEKVQFSPEDATRTEKDFLLKAVQTAIDAGATIINVPDTVGYSNPSEYGALFKFLIENIQSDQEIIFSSHCHDDLGMATANALAAIENGARRVEGTVNGIGERAGNTALEEVALALYIRKDFYQAESKITLNETKRTSDLVSRLSGVAVPRNKAIIGANAYAHESGIHQDGVLKNPDTYEIITPSLVGVNENSLPLGKLSGRHAFAAKMETLGYQLTEDELKDAFKRFKSLADKKKQVTEDDLIALMVGQSQESNDAYRLERVQLQYVSDGNQGAIVSIDTGEEAKTESAIGSGSIQAIYNSIDKIFGQKPNLKEYYIKSVTGGEDAQAEVHVTLADQENTHYNGIGIDFDVLQASAKAYVKASEQFQKEVGKA, from the coding sequence ATGAAACAGATTCAATTCTTCGACACAACACTACGGGATGGCGAACAAACGCCAGGTGTAAATTTCAACACAAAAGAAAAAGTCCAAATCGCTAAACAACTGGAAAAATGGGGGATCGATACGATCGAAGCCGGCTTTCCGATCGCTTCTGTGGGTGATTTTGAAGCCGTCAAAGCCATTGCAGAAAATGTAGAAAAAATGACGGTTGCTGGGTTAGCTCGTTGCCAAAAAGCGGATATCGACCGCGCTCATGAAGCCCTTCAACATGCTAAGCATCCGCAAATCCATGTATTCTTAGCGACAAGCCCTGTCCATATGGAATATAAGCTGAAAATGACACCTGATGAAGTGATTGCTTCAATCAAAGAACATGTCAGCTATGCTAAAACCAAGTTTGAAAAAGTTCAATTTTCTCCGGAGGATGCCACACGAACAGAAAAGGACTTCCTATTAAAAGCAGTTCAAACAGCGATCGATGCTGGTGCCACGATCATCAATGTTCCTGATACAGTTGGTTACTCTAATCCTTCCGAATACGGCGCGTTGTTCAAGTTTTTGATCGAGAATATCCAAAGTGATCAAGAAATCATTTTTTCTTCCCACTGTCATGATGACTTAGGAATGGCGACAGCCAATGCACTAGCTGCGATCGAAAACGGCGCACGTCGTGTAGAAGGAACAGTGAACGGCATTGGTGAGCGTGCAGGAAATACTGCGCTTGAAGAAGTAGCCTTGGCTTTGTACATCAGAAAAGACTTTTATCAAGCAGAAAGCAAGATCACATTAAATGAAACGAAACGGACCAGCGATTTGGTCAGCCGTTTATCTGGTGTAGCTGTACCCAGAAATAAAGCCATTATCGGAGCAAACGCCTATGCACACGAATCAGGGATTCATCAGGACGGCGTGCTAAAAAATCCTGATACGTATGAAATCATCACTCCATCATTGGTTGGCGTCAACGAAAACTCATTGCCGCTTGGTAAGTTATCCGGCCGTCATGCCTTTGCCGCTAAAATGGAGACATTGGGTTACCAGCTAACAGAGGATGAACTGAAAGATGCCTTCAAACGATTCAAGTCACTCGCTGATAAAAAGAAACAAGTAACAGAAGATGACCTCATTGCATTGATGGTCGGTCAAAGCCAAGAATCAAATGACGCTTATCGGCTGGAGCGAGTACAGTTGCAATATGTTTCTGATGGTAATCAAGGGGCAATTGTTTCCATCGATACAGGGGAAGAAGCAAAAACAGAATCGGCGATCGGCTCAGGAAGTATTCAAGCAATCTACAATTCGATCGATAAAATCTTTGGCCAAAAACCTAATTTAAAAGAATACTACATTAAATCAGTCACAGGCGGGGAAGATGCTCAAGCAGAAGTCCATGTGACCTTAGCGGATCAAGAGAATACGCATTATAACGGCATCGGTATCGATTTTGACGTACTACAAGCATCGGCAAAAGCGTATGTCAAAGCAAGTGAACAATTTCAAAAAGAAGTGGGGAAAGCATAA
- a CDS encoding class I SAM-dependent methyltransferase, with the protein MDWDAKKYNTTHDFIFKYGAGLLELLPKEPKRVIDIGSGTGELTKQIAALGHSVTGIERSEAMITQATNKFPELSFIKGDILDPVTGFDSYDIAFSNAVFHWIPDQDRLLQNIHQLLVDGGELICEFGAVGNVQAIRDAFREELAAYEISLEEPFCFTSSEDYQKLLEKNHFDRIEILEYERPTPLKEGAFGLRQWMEQFYPNELAELTLEQKEIVLENMDQKLKPVLWKEDHWEADYRRLRIHAVKRAEKRSK; encoded by the coding sequence ATGGACTGGGATGCAAAAAAATACAATACCACGCATGATTTTATCTTTAAATACGGTGCTGGTTTATTAGAATTATTACCTAAGGAGCCAAAACGAGTGATCGATATTGGCAGCGGTACAGGAGAATTGACTAAGCAAATTGCTGCATTAGGTCACAGCGTAACAGGCATTGAACGATCCGAAGCAATGATCACGCAAGCGACGAATAAATTTCCAGAGTTGTCATTTATAAAGGGAGATATTTTAGATCCTGTGACAGGATTTGACTCTTATGACATTGCTTTTTCAAACGCTGTTTTTCATTGGATTCCAGATCAAGATCGTTTGCTTCAAAATATTCATCAGCTATTGGTTGATGGTGGTGAGTTGATTTGTGAATTTGGTGCGGTTGGCAATGTTCAAGCCATTCGAGATGCTTTTCGTGAAGAGTTAGCTGCGTATGAGATTTCTTTAGAGGAACCGTTTTGCTTTACTTCATCCGAAGACTATCAAAAATTACTTGAAAAAAACCATTTTGATCGCATCGAAATTTTAGAATATGAGCGACCTACACCATTAAAAGAAGGTGCTTTTGGGTTACGTCAATGGATGGAACAATTTTATCCGAACGAGTTAGCAGAACTGACCCTAGAACAAAAAGAAATAGTTCTCGAAAACATGGATCAGAAGTTAAAACCTGTTTTATGGAAAGAAGATCATTGGGAAGCCGATTACCGCAGATTGAGAATCCACGCAGTTAAACGAGCAGAAAAAAGAAGCAAATAA
- a CDS encoding T7SS effector LXG polymorphic toxin, whose amino-acid sequence MGLKIRVSEITSYLDQINSSLNSKNEGLNQIMQGMQNFISAPELTGDAWSAAKSYAETAHIPLLRGQVRANDEIMNDNLTFASRIAEKIENEEIDEDALNRIIERLESQRQAIFNRNMLLENSPSFGTRNTSSSSDIGSINSQIRTLRDEIQSLYDLEGSCGDLYATADLLLENVSQGLSALTSANCFNSSTGLYSTTKLKLDWAKTINKDWEIAKEKTAIQKLVDEFGMTPEQAKLIVAFESKFKKYAKKMGWTTEQANFEFIRIMASMQYGRSDTGVINTTIWGISADVLNEKDLKEILKNMGYSNSQIDTLVSEMNELYKSSTLQNDYIHIMGSLAAIMNDSTLSNIYHMGTTGFDFRSYFKEAATWSADIASGGVSKEDVRADLDAIAIADRLAKNPSDNIDQIMRKYYDDIATGRINRAEEFLKYYGNGDVQVGYNNFMEDLPKMLVNPANMLFIFKSNGWNAFKGDFTNTEEALKEFIELFNNELEGTGK is encoded by the coding sequence ATGGGGTTGAAGATAAGGGTAAGCGAGATAACAAGTTATTTAGATCAGATAAATTCTTCATTAAACAGCAAAAACGAAGGACTAAACCAAATCATGCAAGGTATGCAAAACTTTATTAGTGCGCCAGAATTAACCGGTGATGCATGGTCAGCAGCTAAAAGCTATGCTGAAACCGCTCATATTCCACTTTTGCGTGGTCAAGTCCGAGCAAATGATGAAATCATGAATGACAATCTAACTTTTGCAAGTCGCATAGCTGAAAAAATCGAAAATGAAGAGATTGATGAGGATGCCTTGAATAGGATTATTGAACGTCTAGAAAGTCAACGACAAGCCATTTTTAATCGAAATATGTTGCTTGAAAATAGTCCATCATTTGGGACTAGAAATACAAGCTCGAGTTCCGATATAGGCTCTATTAATAGCCAAATAAGGACACTTAGAGATGAAATACAATCTTTGTATGATCTAGAAGGCTCTTGTGGGGACTTGTATGCAACTGCCGATCTTTTATTAGAAAATGTTAGTCAAGGTCTTTCTGCGCTTACTAGCGCTAATTGTTTCAATAGTTCAACTGGCTTGTATAGCACAACTAAACTTAAACTAGATTGGGCAAAAACGATCAATAAAGATTGGGAAATAGCAAAGGAAAAAACGGCAATTCAAAAATTAGTTGATGAATTTGGAATGACACCAGAGCAAGCAAAATTAATAGTAGCATTTGAAAGTAAATTTAAAAAGTATGCAAAAAAGATGGGATGGACAACGGAACAGGCAAATTTTGAATTTATTAGAATAATGGCTTCCATGCAGTATGGGCGATCGGATACGGGAGTAATAAATACAACTATTTGGGGAATATCAGCCGATGTCTTAAATGAAAAAGACTTAAAAGAAATACTGAAAAATATGGGATACTCCAACTCACAAATTGATACACTAGTCTCTGAAATGAATGAGTTGTATAAAAGCAGTACACTACAAAATGATTACATTCATATTATGGGGAGCCTAGCAGCTATCATGAATGATTCGACATTATCAAATATTTATCATATGGGTACAACTGGTTTTGATTTTAGAAGTTATTTTAAAGAAGCAGCAACTTGGAGTGCAGATATAGCTTCAGGTGGGGTATCTAAAGAAGATGTACGAGCTGATTTAGATGCGATAGCTATAGCAGACCGTTTAGCAAAAAATCCTAGCGATAATATTGATCAGATAATGAGGAAGTATTATGATGATATAGCTACAGGTAGGATCAACCGTGCAGAAGAATTTTTAAAATATTACGGCAATGGAGACGTTCAAGTGGGATATAATAATTTTATGGAAGATCTACCAAAGATGTTGGTTAATCCAGCAAATATGCTATTCATTTTCAAAAGTAACGGTTGGAATGCATTTAAAGGGGACTTTACAAATACGGAAGAAGCTTTAAAAGAGTTTATCGAATTATTCAATAATGAATTAGAGGGGACTGGTAAATGA
- the leuD gene encoding 3-isopropylmalate dehydratase small subunit, translating to MEAFTQHTGTTVPLMNDNIDTDQIIPKSFLKRIEKTGFGEFLFDEWRYLPDRTPNPDFTLNEPQYKEATILISGDNFGSGSSREHAAWALADYGFRAIIAGSFSDIFYMNATKNGLLPIVLKREELTALAQLKADETITIDLPNQQLIAPNATYTFEIDGTWKHKLVNGLDDIAISLGHADEITAYEAKIPAYWQ from the coding sequence ATGGAGGCATTTACACAACATACAGGAACCACGGTTCCGCTGATGAATGATAATATCGATACGGATCAGATCATTCCAAAATCATTTCTGAAACGCATCGAAAAAACAGGATTTGGGGAATTTTTATTTGATGAATGGCGTTATTTGCCAGATCGTACACCAAATCCTGACTTTACCTTAAACGAACCGCAATATAAAGAAGCAACGATTCTGATCTCCGGCGATAACTTTGGTTCAGGATCATCTCGAGAACACGCGGCTTGGGCATTAGCAGATTATGGTTTTAGAGCGATCATCGCCGGAAGCTTTAGCGATATCTTTTATATGAATGCGACTAAAAACGGCTTACTGCCGATCGTTTTAAAGCGGGAAGAATTAACAGCTTTGGCACAGCTCAAAGCAGATGAAACGATCACGATCGATCTGCCGAACCAGCAACTCATAGCACCTAATGCGACGTATACATTTGAGATCGATGGCACATGGAAGCACAAGCTGGTGAATGGCTTGGATGATATTGCCATTAGCTTGGGCCATGCTGACGAAATCACTGCTTATGAAGCGAAAATTCCTGCTTATTGGCAGTAA